One window of the Triticum dicoccoides isolate Atlit2015 ecotype Zavitan chromosome 3B, WEW_v2.0, whole genome shotgun sequence genome contains the following:
- the LOC119274556 gene encoding putative E3 ubiquitin-protein ligase SINA-like 6: protein MAEEPSVKRTKTEDLGAGSEPDAAAAAAAAAEEGERPGGEVTVKIQSKALRCRICSEPLKPPIFKCAAGHVLCSQCPEKLREVGHVLRLGTFCALCCKSTSYSRCVELEQFIDAMKVPCSNQTYGCNEFVGYQEKEKHESSCPHAPCYCPEDDCAFKAPACCLLDHFVTAHGWSPTNLGYNKPLKILLARDRRFMLLVGEDMSLFLLINTLTSIGSALTVVCVRPHESEPSYSCNISAAHGVAGGKTDGRLVFQKDPHVSSSSLVGGVQMGNFFLLVPLEFAETSSGELTVHIRIDRVAP, encoded by the exons ATGGCGGAAGAACCTTCGGTGAAGAGGACCAAGACGGAGGACCTTGGTGCGGGGTCAGAGCCAGAcgccgcggcggcggctgcggcggcggcggaagaaGGGGAGAGGCCGGGCGGCGAGGTGACCGTCAAGATACAGTCCAAAGCTCTCCGCTGCAGGATCTGCTCCGAGCCCCTCAAGCCACCCATCTTCAAG TGTGCGGCTGGGCACGTTTTGTGTTCTCAGTGCCCGGAAAAGCTCCGTGAGGTTGGGCACGTTTTGAGGCTGGGTACATTCTGCGCTCTGTGTTGCAAAAGCACTAGCTATTCCCGCTGCGTCGAGCTCGAGCAGTTCATCGACGCCATGAAAGTGCCATGCTCGAACCAAACATACGGCTGCAACGAGTTCGTCGGCTACCAGGAGAaagagaagcatgagagttcatgccCACATGCTCCATGCTACTGCCCAGAGGATGACTGTGCCTTCAAAGCGCCGGCATGTTGCCTGCTGGACCACTTCGTCACCGCGCACGGATGGTCGCCGACCAACTTGGGTTACAACAAGCCACTGAAGATCCTCTTGGCACGAGACCGCCGGTTCATGCTTCTGGTTGGGGAGGACATGTCCTTGTTCCTCCTGATCAACACCCTGACCAGCATCGGCAGTGCTCTCACCGTGGTCTGCGTCAGGCCCCACGAGTCTGAACCGAGCTATTCGTGCAACATCTCGGCTGCTCATGGTGTCGCTGGTGGGAAAACCGATGGGAGGCTCGTGTTCCAGAAGGATCCTCACGTGTCAAGCAGCTCGCTGGTGGGTGGAGTTCAGATGGGCAACTTCTTCCTGCTGGTTCCTCTGGAATTCGCCGAGACCTCATCTGGTGAACTCACTGTACACATCCGCATCGACAGAGTGGCGCCATAG